In one Ananas comosus cultivar F153 linkage group 12, ASM154086v1, whole genome shotgun sequence genomic region, the following are encoded:
- the LOC109718082 gene encoding targeting protein for Xklp2-B-like, whose translation MATPKKTTTTTTTTTPRHARSKSTSSSEIFKVSENSDPNIPISSPPPSQKPFKSPSTAKSAKSNAKSAPRNPARAILAPPPPPPGERKFIIAKKKKKGSNGGGGNGFDIEKCRREAYEALRASQEGFFKKDPPPVEEPEMCSAKCLTEKSEEEESGTRDLEGSSNVRKMRSLVMEEAMSSIPDPGSGRVKHLVQAFESLLSVSDEKEKEADNRKIKTMNWALPGLGQRIKAMENGLDSVSVTSSAEFFTSKDFERDSRGYSSMDSNYDRLSKGSRTSSGGRRSRRNSLESLRRSWNKKLKVTSQHPFKLRTEQRGRLKEEQFLKKVKEMLWEEEKKRIPIAQGLPWTTDEPECLVKPPIKESTEPIDLVLHSDVRAVERSEFDHYVAERLSFAEQLRLERERQQKLEEEEEIRRLRKELVPKAQPMPYFDRPFVPKKSARPRTVPKEPRFHLRTVKSSCVSLTGR comes from the exons ATGGCGACCCccaagaagacgacgacgacgacgacgacgacgacccctCGCCACGCCAGATCAAaatccacctcctcctccgagATCTTCAAGGTCTCCGAGAATTCCGACCCCAACATCCCCatctcctctcctcccccatCCCAAAAGCCCTTCAAATCCCCATCTACGGCTAAATCGGCGAAGAGCAATGCCAAATCGGCCCCCAGAAACCCTGCCCGAGCGATCTTggcccccccgccgccgccgcctggggAGCGAAAGTTCATCATcgccaagaagaagaagaagggctcGAACGGAGGCGGCGGAAACGGATTCGATATCGAGAAGTGCCGCCGAGAAGCCTACGAGGCCCTCCGCGCCTCCCAGGAAGGGTTCTTCAAGAAGGATCCCCCGCCCGTCGAGGAACCCGAGATGTGCTCGGCGAAATGCCTCACAGAGAAGAGCGAGGAGGAGGAATCGGGGACTAGGGATTTGGAGGGGAGTTCGAATGTGAGGAAGATGAGGAGTTTGGTTATGGAGGAGGCCATGAGCAGTATACCAGATCCGGGATCGGGGCGAGTGAAGCATTTGGTTCAGGCGTTCGAGAGCCTCCTCTCAGTTTCGgatgagaaggagaaggaggcggATAATAGGAAGATTAAGACGATGAATTGGGCATTGCCTGGATTAGGGCAAAGGATAAAGGCCATGGAGAATGGATTAGATTCCGTTTCCGTTACCTCTTCTGCCGAGTTCTTCACGTCGAAAGATTTCGAAAGGGATTCTAGGGGTTACTCTTCAATGGATAGCAATTACGACAG ATTGAGCAAGGGCAGCAGGACATCGAGCGGAGGCCGTCGGAGTAGGCGAAAT AGCCTCGAGTCGTTGAGGAGGAGCTGGAACAAGAAGCTCAAGGTGACCAGCCAACATCCATTTAAGCTGAGGACAGAG cAAAGAGGGAGGCTCAAGGAAGAGCAATTCCTAAAGAAAGTTAAAGAGATGCTTtgggaggaggaaaagaaacgCATACCTATTGCGCAAGGACTTCCATGGACTACAGATGAACCAGAG TGTTTGGTGAAGCCTCCTATTAAAGAGAGCACTGAACCAATTGATCTTGTTCTTCATAGCGATGTACGGGCTGTGGAACGTTCTGAATTTGATCATTAT GTTGCTGAGAGGCTGAGCTTTGCTGAACAACTACGATTGGAAAGAGAGAGACAGCAAAAG ttggaagaagaagaagaaatacgAAGGCTTCGAAAAGAACTCGTGCCCAAAGCCCAGCCGATGCCGTATTTTGATCGACCCTTTGTTCCAAAAAA GTCTGCAAGACCCAGGACAGTCCCTAAGGAGCCAAGATTTCACCTCCGAACCGTGAAATCATCATG TGTCTCGCTGACGGGAAGATGA